One Nonomuraea angiospora DNA segment encodes these proteins:
- a CDS encoding saccharopine dehydrogenase NADP-binding domain-containing protein, translating to MIGVLGGYGAVGGTVARLLAAHQGLRVGGRDGAAARRFVEAELGGHGEAWQVDALDAAELARFCAGCRIVVNCAGPSYLLLDRVARAAFAAGADYVDAAGDAAAFAQPAGSGTQGRTAVLSAGMLPGLTGLVPRHLAALASLDAGLRLDVYTGGLDRLTPAAAGDFLLAGQEERGAALAAWRDGARVARALTPVHDVQLPYFPGPVTAYPYLSAEAERVAGELGLAQARWYNVITGDGVLAAASAAGQAADLTRAAELELAGRTPYYVLLFQLSGPHGTRTLALRTHDSYALTAAVAAHAAMAVLRGEVAAGLHHADAVLDPARVLADLEPVAKIEITEAVAPIDLVAPVFEEGAL from the coding sequence GTGATCGGCGTGCTCGGCGGTTACGGCGCGGTCGGCGGCACCGTGGCCCGCCTGCTCGCCGCCCACCAGGGGTTGCGCGTGGGCGGGCGGGACGGGGCGGCGGCCCGGCGGTTCGTCGAGGCGGAGCTGGGCGGGCACGGCGAGGCGTGGCAGGTGGACGCGCTCGACGCGGCCGAGCTCGCCCGATTCTGCGCGGGCTGCCGGATCGTCGTGAACTGCGCGGGCCCCTCCTACCTCCTGCTGGACCGGGTGGCGCGGGCCGCGTTCGCCGCCGGGGCCGACTACGTGGACGCCGCCGGCGACGCCGCCGCCTTCGCCCAACCGGCCGGGTCGGGCACGCAGGGACGTACGGCGGTGCTGTCGGCGGGCATGCTCCCCGGCCTCACCGGACTCGTGCCCCGCCACCTGGCCGCCCTCGCCTCCCTCGACGCCGGGCTCCGGCTGGACGTCTACACCGGCGGGCTGGACCGGCTCACCCCCGCCGCCGCCGGTGACTTCCTGCTGGCCGGTCAGGAGGAGCGGGGCGCCGCGCTGGCCGCGTGGCGGGACGGCGCCAGGGTCGCCCGCGCCCTGACCCCCGTCCACGATGTCCAGCTTCCCTACTTCCCGGGACCGGTCACCGCCTACCCCTACCTGAGCGCCGAGGCGGAGCGGGTGGCCGGGGAGCTCGGGTTGGCGCAGGCCCGCTGGTACAACGTCATCACCGGCGACGGCGTCCTCGCCGCCGCGAGCGCCGCCGGCCAGGCCGCCGACCTGACGCGCGCGGCCGAGCTCGAACTGGCCGGGCGCACCCCGTACTACGTCCTGCTCTTCCAGCTCAGCGGCCCGCACGGCACCCGCACCCTGGCGCTGCGCACCCACGACTCCTACGCGCTCACCGCCGCGGTCGCCGCCCACGCGGCCATGGCGGTGCTCCGCGGCGAGGTCGCGGCGGGGCTCCACCACGCCGACGCCGTGCTCGACCCGGCCCGGGTGCTGGCGGACCTGGAGCCCGTGGCGAAGATCGAGATCACCGAGGCGGTGGCGCCGATCGACCTGGTCGCGCCGGTGTTCGAGGAGGGCGCGCTGTGA
- a CDS encoding methyltransferase gives MEQDLMRILTGGWVAQATFTAVRLGVADVLDGRRLAPEEIAEEVGAHPGALHRLLRLLAGVGLADADGDNRYGLTPMGAQLRGDALGPLATLYGEDYFASAWDGLAHAVRTGEPAFEHVHGEPVFAHLAGDPGKAAVFNAGMAAGASFFRGVPDAYDFSGARRVVDLAGGTGALLATVLRSNPAARGVLFDVQEVVEAAPAHLARMGVLDRCELAAGDLFDAVPEGGDVYVLSRVLHDWDDERCAVLLANCAKAMEPGAELLVVERVVGQDSYLPLAYDLHMMVMTGGRERTEAEYRVLLEEADLTPGRLLDLPLGMRLLTATR, from the coding sequence ATGGAGCAGGATCTGATGCGCATCCTCACCGGAGGATGGGTGGCGCAGGCGACCTTCACCGCGGTGCGCCTGGGCGTCGCCGACGTGCTCGACGGGCGGCGTCTGGCCCCCGAGGAGATCGCCGAGGAGGTCGGCGCGCACCCCGGCGCGCTGCACCGCCTGCTACGGCTGCTGGCGGGCGTGGGCCTGGCCGACGCCGACGGCGACAACAGGTACGGGCTGACCCCGATGGGGGCGCAGCTGCGCGGCGACGCGCTGGGCCCGCTGGCCACCCTCTACGGCGAGGACTATTTCGCCTCCGCCTGGGACGGCCTGGCCCACGCGGTCCGCACCGGGGAGCCGGCGTTCGAGCACGTCCACGGCGAACCCGTGTTCGCGCACCTGGCGGGCGATCCGGGCAAGGCGGCCGTCTTCAACGCGGGGATGGCGGCGGGCGCCTCGTTCTTCCGCGGCGTCCCCGACGCCTACGACTTCTCCGGCGCGCGCCGCGTGGTCGACCTGGCCGGCGGCACCGGCGCCCTGCTGGCCACGGTCCTGCGGAGCAACCCCGCGGCGCGCGGCGTGCTGTTCGACGTGCAGGAGGTCGTCGAGGCCGCGCCCGCGCACCTGGCGCGGATGGGGGTGCTGGACAGGTGCGAGCTGGCCGCCGGCGACCTGTTCGACGCCGTGCCGGAGGGCGGCGACGTCTACGTGCTCTCGCGCGTCCTGCACGACTGGGACGACGAGCGCTGCGCCGTCCTGCTGGCCAACTGTGCCAAGGCGATGGAGCCGGGGGCCGAGCTGCTGGTCGTCGAACGCGTCGTCGGCCAGGACTCGTACCTGCCGCTCGCGTACGACCTGCACATGATGGTGATGACCGGGGGGCGGGAGCGCACCGAGGCGGAGTACCGCGTGCTCCTGGAGGAGGCCGACCTGACCCCGGGCAGGCTGCTCGACCTGCCGCTCGGGATGCGGCTGCTCACCGCCACCCGCTGA
- a CDS encoding thioesterase II family protein, with translation MNWFHCYRPRPYAGLRLFCFPHAGGSASFYRSWHGDAPHSVEVRAVQYPGHGDQRSAPLVDDAVHLAKLVTDAMAPLLDRPVALFGHSMGALIAYEVARALEARGRGVTHLFASGRHAPHEHRPGDTHARSDDELVDELIRLGGVERELMDDPDIRELALPAVRNDYRIDETYRHRPGGVLACPVTALLGSDDPEVTAGQAARWGELTSDRFAVRVMEGDHFYLVPRQGDVIAELSRAVAAAWPSTP, from the coding sequence ATGAACTGGTTCCACTGTTACCGGCCCAGGCCGTACGCCGGGCTGCGGCTGTTCTGCTTCCCGCACGCGGGCGGCTCGGCGAGCTTCTACCGGAGCTGGCACGGGGACGCGCCGCACTCCGTCGAGGTACGCGCCGTGCAGTACCCCGGGCACGGCGATCAACGCTCCGCCCCGCTCGTGGACGACGCCGTCCACCTCGCCAAGCTCGTCACCGACGCCATGGCGCCGCTGCTCGACCGGCCCGTCGCGCTGTTCGGGCACAGCATGGGGGCGCTGATCGCGTACGAGGTGGCCCGCGCGCTGGAGGCCAGGGGCAGGGGCGTGACGCACCTGTTCGCCTCCGGCCGGCACGCCCCTCACGAGCACCGCCCCGGCGACACGCACGCCCGCTCCGACGACGAGCTGGTGGACGAACTGATCCGGCTCGGCGGCGTGGAGCGGGAGCTCATGGACGATCCGGACATCCGCGAGCTGGCCCTGCCCGCCGTACGCAACGACTACCGGATCGACGAGACCTACCGGCACCGGCCGGGCGGCGTGCTCGCCTGCCCCGTCACCGCGCTGCTCGGGAGCGACGACCCCGAGGTGACCGCCGGGCAGGCGGCGCGATGGGGCGAGCTCACGAGCGACCGATTCGCCGTCCGCGTGATGGAGGGCGACCACTTCTACCTCGTGCCGCGGCAGGGCGACGTGATCGCGGAGCTGTCCCGCGCCGTCGCCGCCGCGTGGCCGTCCACACCCTGA
- a CDS encoding response regulator, whose amino-acid sequence MPIRLIIVDDHPVVRDGLRGIFTDDEFEVVGEAGDGFEALAVVERTNPDVVLTDLRMPRMKGAELIRRLREQAPDVRVLVLTTFDDDVDVLPAIEEGATGYLLKDTPRAELRRAVQAAARGETVLSPSVAGVLTQKLRAPRQQPLSRRELEVLSLISRGATNRDVAKRLFITEATVKTHLLHIFAKLEVNDRAAAVAAAYETGLLRPGADG is encoded by the coding sequence ATGCCGATTCGGCTGATCATCGTGGACGACCATCCGGTCGTCCGCGACGGGCTGCGCGGGATCTTCACCGACGACGAGTTCGAGGTGGTCGGGGAGGCGGGTGACGGGTTCGAGGCGCTGGCCGTGGTGGAGCGCACCAATCCCGACGTCGTGCTCACCGACCTGCGCATGCCGCGGATGAAGGGCGCGGAGCTCATCCGCCGGCTGCGCGAGCAGGCGCCCGACGTCCGCGTGCTCGTGCTGACCACGTTCGACGACGACGTGGACGTGCTGCCGGCCATCGAGGAGGGGGCCACCGGCTACCTGCTCAAGGACACCCCGCGCGCCGAGCTGCGCCGCGCCGTGCAGGCGGCGGCGCGCGGCGAGACCGTGCTGTCCCCCTCCGTGGCCGGCGTGCTCACGCAGAAGCTGCGCGCGCCGCGCCAGCAGCCGCTCAGCCGCCGCGAGCTGGAGGTCCTGTCGCTCATCTCCCGGGGCGCCACCAACCGCGACGTGGCCAAGCGGCTGTTCATCACCGAGGCCACCGTGAAGACGCACCTGCTGCACATCTTCGCCAAGCTCGAGGTCAACGACCGTGCGGCCGCCGTCGCCGCCGCCTACGAGACGGGCCTGCTCAGGCCGGGCGCCGACGGCTGA
- a CDS encoding PEP/pyruvate-binding domain-containing protein — protein MNTLALADPRAELEIVGGKGESLARLARAGLPVPPGFHVTTGAYRDFVSRHGLREAILTGDAGEIQALFAGCEIPPEIAGDILASYATLGEDAAVAVRSSATAEDLPGMSFAGQQDSYLNIRGAEQLLDAVKRCWASLWTDRAIAYRDRHDIPRDQVAIAVVVQELVPADAAGVLFTEDRVSPQDRLTINAAWGLGEAVVGGLVTPDTITIDRAGLTVVEERIASKAVMTVRTQDGTREEPVPPARRDEPVLTSAQATRLAELGLAIEELYGRAMDIEWALHDGRPHILQARPITGQREVWNDSLKGDYLWTNGNLGEAIPSVMTPCTWSLVQAFISEIMIVGDLGGHPICGNIGGRVYMNMSLTASLGRALGMTRKIKDAQEPVYGRLPEGVRTPLLPMSRWQTLRAARPMLGGRREIQKLVERIPEYIAQAPRRTEELRAMIAESDDLVALWQSEIEPRFDECNRMLAAAARQDAGSLVYLGARLTKLVGEADATVLMSGIQARDGRLESLGPLLGLARLKRGEISREEYVSRYGHRCPDEFEVSAARPVEDPAWIDEQLAGLTVDPTELLERQEAASAAAWRRFRERHPRQAEKFRRQIDRWEAIVRSREETRSEMMRGFWMVRDFVLRAGEVTGQGDDLFFLTIEEILGVLRGWNRPLSYVAGRRATYELYKALPPYPGVIRGRFDPERWAADPHRRGDVFDAEDTAAPPSQTISGFPGAAGVVEGTARVLASVAEGDRLGEGEILVTTVTNVGWTLLFPRAAAVVTDVGAPLSHAAIVARELGIPAVVGTRNATMLVRDGDRIRVDGSKGSVEVIGESERALVLS, from the coding sequence ATGAACACGCTTGCCCTGGCCGACCCGAGGGCCGAGCTGGAGATCGTCGGCGGCAAGGGCGAATCCCTGGCCCGCCTGGCCAGGGCCGGGCTGCCGGTGCCGCCGGGTTTCCACGTCACCACCGGCGCCTACCGCGACTTCGTTTCCCGCCACGGTCTGCGCGAGGCGATCCTGACCGGGGACGCCGGGGAGATCCAGGCACTGTTCGCCGGGTGCGAGATCCCGCCGGAGATCGCCGGGGACATTCTGGCCTCGTACGCCACGCTGGGCGAGGACGCCGCGGTGGCCGTCAGGTCGTCGGCGACCGCGGAGGACCTGCCGGGAATGTCGTTCGCCGGGCAGCAGGACAGCTATCTCAACATCCGCGGCGCCGAACAGCTCCTGGACGCGGTCAAGCGCTGCTGGGCCTCGCTCTGGACCGACCGGGCGATCGCCTACCGCGACCGCCACGACATCCCGCGGGACCAGGTCGCCATCGCCGTCGTCGTCCAGGAGCTCGTCCCCGCCGACGCGGCGGGCGTGCTGTTCACCGAGGACCGGGTCTCCCCCCAAGACCGGCTGACCATCAACGCCGCGTGGGGCCTGGGCGAGGCGGTCGTCGGCGGCCTCGTCACGCCCGACACGATCACCATCGACCGCGCCGGCCTCACCGTCGTGGAGGAGCGCATCGCGTCCAAGGCCGTCATGACCGTGCGCACCCAGGACGGCACCCGGGAGGAGCCCGTCCCGCCCGCCAGGCGCGACGAGCCGGTCCTGACCTCGGCGCAGGCGACGCGGCTGGCCGAGCTGGGCCTGGCGATCGAGGAACTGTACGGCCGCGCGATGGACATCGAGTGGGCCCTGCACGACGGGCGCCCGCACATCCTTCAGGCCAGGCCGATCACCGGCCAGCGCGAGGTGTGGAACGACTCGCTCAAGGGCGACTACCTGTGGACCAACGGCAACCTGGGCGAGGCCATCCCCAGCGTCATGACGCCGTGCACCTGGTCGCTCGTGCAGGCGTTCATCTCCGAGATCATGATCGTCGGCGACCTCGGCGGCCACCCCATCTGCGGGAACATCGGCGGCCGCGTCTACATGAACATGAGCCTGACCGCCTCGCTCGGCAGGGCGCTCGGCATGACCAGGAAGATCAAGGACGCGCAGGAGCCGGTCTACGGCAGGCTGCCCGAGGGCGTGCGGACGCCGCTGCTGCCGATGTCGCGCTGGCAGACCCTCAGGGCGGCCAGGCCGATGCTGGGCGGCCGGCGCGAGATCCAGAAGCTCGTGGAGCGGATCCCCGAGTACATCGCGCAGGCGCCCCGCCGCACGGAGGAGCTCCGCGCCATGATCGCCGAGAGCGACGACCTGGTCGCGCTCTGGCAGAGCGAGATCGAGCCCAGGTTCGACGAGTGCAACCGCATGCTGGCCGCCGCGGCCCGCCAGGACGCCGGCTCGCTGGTCTACCTCGGCGCCCGGCTGACGAAGCTGGTCGGAGAGGCGGACGCCACCGTGCTGATGTCCGGCATCCAGGCCCGGGACGGCCGGTTGGAGAGCCTCGGCCCGCTGCTCGGGCTGGCCCGGCTCAAGCGCGGCGAGATCTCCCGCGAGGAGTACGTCAGCAGGTACGGACACCGCTGCCCGGACGAGTTCGAGGTCTCGGCCGCCCGGCCGGTGGAGGACCCGGCGTGGATCGACGAGCAGCTCGCCGGCCTCACGGTCGACCCCACCGAGCTGCTCGAACGCCAGGAGGCGGCGAGCGCGGCGGCCTGGCGGCGCTTCCGCGAGCGCCACCCCAGGCAGGCCGAGAAGTTCCGCCGCCAGATCGACCGCTGGGAGGCGATCGTCCGCTCCCGCGAGGAGACGCGGTCGGAGATGATGCGCGGCTTCTGGATGGTGCGCGACTTCGTCCTGCGGGCCGGCGAGGTGACCGGGCAGGGCGACGACCTGTTCTTCCTGACGATCGAGGAGATCCTGGGCGTGCTGCGCGGCTGGAACCGGCCGCTGTCGTACGTCGCCGGGCGGCGGGCCACGTACGAGCTGTACAAGGCGCTGCCGCCGTACCCGGGCGTCATCCGCGGCCGGTTCGACCCGGAGCGGTGGGCCGCGGACCCGCACCGGCGCGGCGACGTGTTCGACGCCGAGGACACGGCGGCGCCGCCGTCGCAGACCATCAGCGGCTTCCCCGGCGCGGCCGGCGTGGTCGAGGGGACCGCCCGGGTGCTGGCGTCGGTGGCCGAGGGCGACCGGCTGGGTGAGGGCGAGATCCTCGTGACGACCGTGACGAACGTGGGCTGGACGCTGCTCTTCCCGCGCGCGGCGGCGGTCGTCACCGACGTCGGCGCTCCCCTGTCGCACGCCGCGATCGTCGCCCGCGAGCTGGGGATCCCCGCCGTCGTCGGGACCAGGAACGCCACGATGCTGGTGCGGGACGGCGACCGGATCCGCGTCGACGGCAGCAAGGGCAGCGTCGAGGTGATCGGCGAGTCGGAGCGGGCGCTCGTCCTGAGCTGA
- a CDS encoding Gfo/Idh/MocA family oxidoreductase, translating into MKRVVVCGTKFGQIYLSALREGPFELTGVLARGSARSAAYAEEHGVPLLTDPDQVPELADLACVVVRSGVVGGEGSELAGALLARGVHVLQEHPLHADELARCLRTARAASAVHHVNTLYVHLDPVRRFIETARRLFELQRPLYVDAACSVHVAYALFDILGRALGALRPWTFTAPAPGTPFTCLTGTVGGVPLTLRVQNQIAPNDPDAHLHLLHRVTVGTEGGSLTLVNTHGPLVWSPRMYVGRDADDRFDTGADHLRLPSATTIGPAHAPTFHDIVTSVWPDGVRRALSELRQDAEEGRDPLRQGQYHLTLSRLWLDATAAIGRPELLVQTAPRPLSAAELT; encoded by the coding sequence GTGAAGCGGGTCGTGGTGTGCGGGACCAAGTTCGGCCAGATCTACCTCTCCGCGCTGCGGGAGGGCCCCTTCGAGCTGACCGGCGTCCTCGCCCGCGGCAGCGCCCGATCCGCCGCGTACGCCGAGGAGCACGGGGTCCCGCTGCTCACGGACCCCGACCAGGTGCCCGAGCTCGCGGACCTGGCCTGCGTGGTCGTACGGTCGGGAGTCGTCGGGGGAGAGGGCAGCGAGCTGGCCGGCGCCCTGCTGGCCCGCGGCGTGCACGTGCTGCAGGAGCATCCGCTGCACGCCGACGAGCTGGCCCGCTGCCTGCGCACCGCCCGGGCCGCCTCCGCCGTGCACCACGTGAACACCCTGTACGTCCACCTCGACCCGGTACGCCGGTTCATCGAGACCGCCCGCCGCCTGTTCGAGCTCCAGCGGCCCCTCTACGTGGACGCCGCCTGCAGCGTCCACGTCGCCTACGCCCTGTTCGACATCCTCGGCCGCGCCCTGGGCGCGTTACGCCCGTGGACGTTCACCGCCCCGGCTCCCGGCACGCCCTTCACCTGCCTCACCGGAACCGTCGGCGGCGTGCCGCTGACCCTCCGGGTGCAGAACCAGATCGCCCCCAACGACCCTGACGCCCACCTGCACCTGCTCCACCGCGTCACCGTGGGGACGGAGGGCGGCAGCCTCACGCTGGTCAACACGCACGGCCCGCTCGTGTGGAGCCCCCGCATGTACGTCGGCCGCGACGCCGACGACCGCTTCGACACCGGCGCGGACCATCTGCGCCTGCCCAGCGCCACCACCATCGGGCCGGCGCACGCGCCCACCTTCCACGACATCGTCACGTCCGTGTGGCCCGACGGCGTCCGGCGGGCGCTGTCGGAGCTGCGCCAGGACGCCGAGGAAGGGCGGGACCCGCTGCGCCAGGGCCAGTACCACCTGACGCTCAGCCGCCTCTGGCTCGACGCCACCGCCGCGATCGGCCGGCCCGAGCTGCTGGTCCAGACGGCACCACGACCCCTGTCCGCCGCGGAGCTCACATGA